A section of the Sander vitreus isolate 19-12246 chromosome 19, sanVit1, whole genome shotgun sequence genome encodes:
- the rab1ba gene encoding zRAB1B, member RAS oncogene family a, which produces MNPEYDYLFKLLLIGDSGVGKSCLLLRFADDTYTESYISTIGVDFKIRTIELDGKTIKLQIWDTAGQERFRTITSSYYRGAHGIIVVYDVTDQESYNNVKQWLQEIDRYASENVNKLLVGNKCDLTTKKVVDYTTAKEFADSLAIPFLETSAKNATNVEQAFMTMAAEIKKRMGPGATAGGDKPNLKIESTPVRQSGGGCC; this is translated from the exons ATGAATCCCGAATA TGACTATCTGTTCAAGCTCCTGCTCATTGGAGACTCTGGAGTAGGAAAGTCCTGTCTTCTGCTGCGCTTTGCT gacgACACCTACACAGAGAGCTACATCAGCACCATCGGAGTGGACTTTAAGATCCGCACCATCGAGCTGGATGGCAAGACCATCAAACTGCAGAtt TGGGACACTGCAGGCCAGGAGAGGTTTCGTACTATCACCTCCAGTTACTACCGCGGAGCCCACGGCATCATAGTTGTATATGACGTGACAGATCAG GAGTCCTATAACAACGTCAAGCAGTGGCTTCAGGAAATCGACCGCTACGCCAGTGAAAATGTCAACAAGCTTCTGGTGGGCAACAAGTGTGACCTGACCACTAAGAAAGTAGTGGACTACACAACAGCCAAG GAGTTTGCCGACTCTTTGGCCATCCCCTTCCTGGAGACGAGCGCCAAGAACGCCACCAACGTAGAGCAGGCTTTCATGACCATGGCCGCAGAGATCAAGAAGCGCATGGGTCCCGGGGCCACAGCCGGCGGCGACAAGCCCAACTTAAAAATCGAGAGCACCCCCGTCCGGCAGTCTGGAGGGGGCTGCTGTTAA